A DNA window from Fragaria vesca subsp. vesca linkage group LG3, FraVesHawaii_1.0, whole genome shotgun sequence contains the following coding sequences:
- the LOC101299271 gene encoding pentatricopeptide repeat-containing protein At4g16390, chloroplastic-like: MFKPKREVVLYNVTLKVFRKCKDLVRAEKLFNEMLERGVTPDNVTFSTMISCARMCYLPDKAVEWFEKMPSYGCSPDDVTYSAMIDAYGRAGNVDKAFSLYDCARTEKWRIDPVTFATLIKIHGQSGNYDGCLKVYEEMKAIWVKPNMVIYNTLLDSMGRAKRPWQAKKIYREMISKGSLPRR; encoded by the coding sequence ATGTTCAAACCTAAGAGGGAAGTGGTTCTCTACAATGTGACATTGAAAGTGTTTAGAAAGTGTAAGGATTTAGTGAGAGCAGAGAAGCTGTTTAATGAGATGCTTGAGAGAGGTGTTACACCTGATAATGTTACGTTTTCGACTATGATTAGCTGTGCTAGGATGTGTTATCTGCCTGATAAGGCTGTGGAGTGGTTTGAGAAGATGCCTAGTTACGGGTGTAGTCCTGATGATGTTACCTATTCGGCTATGATCGATGCATATGGCCGTGCCGGTAATGTTGACAAGGCTTTTAGCTTGTATGACTGCGCTAGGACAGAGAAATGGCGCATTGATCCAGTGACATTTGCAACGTTGATTAAGATTCACGGGCAATCAGGGAATTATGATGGGTGCTTGAAAGTTTACGAGGAAATGAAGGCAATTTGGGTTAAGCCGAACATGGTTATTTATAATACTTTGTTGGATTCTATGGGAAGAGCTAAGAGGCCTTGGCAGGCCAAGAAAATTTACCGAGAGATGATCAGCAAGGGCTCTTTGCCAAGGAGATGA